The DNA region TGGAACCGGCCTTGGCGCGCTCCACCAGATTGACGGTAAACTGCTCAAGCATGGATCCGTTCTTCTTCTTGGTGCCCGGCCCGGAATCCACCTTGCCTTCCAGAGAGTCGTCGCTCTTCCAGGCGCCGGACTTGGGCGCGTGGTGCGAAATGAACTCCAGAATGTCGAGGCGCGTGGCCCCGTGCGACTTCAGGAAGTAGACGGCAAAGGAGTCGTCCTCGTCGAACAGGGCGGCGAGCACGTCGCCCACCTCGACCTTCTCCTTGCCGGCGGACTGCATCTGCAGAATGGCGCGCTGCAGCACGCGCTGCACGCCAAGAGTCTGAACCACCTCGGTGGACACCTCAGGAATCACTTCCATATGGTCCACAAAGAAGCGCTCCAGCTGGTTCTGCAGGCGCGAAACGTCCACCCCGCAGTTGGAGAGAATCTCCTTGCCCTGCTCCTCCTGAACCAAAGCGTACAGCAGGTGCTCCAGGGTCAGATATTCATGGTTGCGGCGGCGAACCTCGCGCACCGCTACAGTCAGTACGTTCTCAAGTCTTTTGCTCAGCATGAAATCCTCGTGGTGCATCCTTGGCAAAGGCCGCGATCCTTCCTCACACTTCCTCCATGGAAGCCCGCAGAGGAAAACCTTCCCGTCGTGCGCGGGTATGGACCTCGTTTATCTTGGTCTCGGCGACCTCTGCCGGATATATGCCGCATGTGCCGACCCCCTTCTCATGAATGGTCAGCATGATATGCGTTGCTTCTGTTTCCGACTTCCGAAAAACTTCAATAAGCACTTGAACGACGAAGTCCATAGTTGTGTAGTCGTCATTGTGCAGAAGCACTTTGTACTTGCGAGGCTCCCCTACCTCGTCCTCAAGACCAATTTCCGGTTCGAACTCGGGGCGTTTATTGGGAGTGGTCATGAAACATACCTTTTTCAGGCTTACATCGACTATACTGCCACACGGTGGGGATGTCGAGGCCCGGACGTATCATTTACCGGTATCTTTCCCACAATATGCAGGGATCATTGACTTGGCCAGTATTCCAGGCAACTCGTAAAGCGTTCGCCGATTACGTTATACTATACATCGGGCGGGGATTCGAAAACAAA from Oceanidesulfovibrio marinus includes:
- a CDS encoding ATP-dependent Clp protease adaptor ClpS yields the protein MTTPNKRPEFEPEIGLEDEVGEPRKYKVLLHNDDYTTMDFVVQVLIEVFRKSETEATHIMLTIHEKGVGTCGIYPAEVAETKINEVHTRARREGFPLRASMEEV